The segment TTTAATGTTAACCTGTGAGGTAAAATAATAGGATGAAGTGGGGTAAATTAGTAATCATACTTTTGAGTGTTGTAGTTAATTTGAAGAGAACAGTTAATGCTCAAAACTACCCGCAAAATTACTTTCGTTATCCATTAGATTCATTACCTAATTTAGTTTCGCCTTTTGGTGGCCTGCGTGATAACCATTTCCATAGTGGTATGGACTTACGCACTAATCAGCGCGAAGGTTTACCAGTATATGCCAGTGCCGATGGTTATGTATCCCGCATAAAAATTCAAAGTATAGGTTATGGAAAAGCCATTTATATTGACCATCCAAATGGTTATACAACGGTTTATGGACATTTACAAAAGTATTCAGGTAAAATAGCCGAATGGATTCATAACCATCAGTACAAAAACCAAACCTTTGAATTTGATTATGTTTTTGAGAAGCCCGTATTATTGGTAAAAAAAGGAGATTTAATAGGTTTAAGTGGTAATAGTGGAGGCAGTTCAGGTCCACATGTTCATTATGAAATAAGAAATACAAAATCTGAAAAGATTTTAAACCCGGCACTATTTGGCATTATACCTATTGATACCCTAACACCATTTATAAAAAATGTATTTATTTATAAATTCACTACCGATGGGTTACTACTTAAACAACGTTTAAAAATAAATAATGCACAATTAATAACTACCGAAAAACCATATTATTTTATTTATAAAAATTCAATAGAATTAGATGCTGATGTATATGGTTTTGGAATAGAAACCTACGATTATATTCACAACCAGGAAGAAGAAAAAGGCATTTATAGTTATCAGCTTAGTTGGCAATCAAAACAGGTATTTAAGCATACCTTAGATCAGTTTGCTTTTGATGAGAGCAAGTATATAAATGCACATATCGATTATCCATTTTATAAAACAAACAAAATACGTTTTCAAAAATGTTTTGTTGATGATGGAAATGAATTTAGCACCTATGAAACCAATACACAAAAAGGAAAAGTAACCATTGCAAAAAATAGTTTAGATACACTTGTTTTTGAGGTAAGTGACTTTAATGAAAATAAATATTTTTTAGCCATTCCGATAAAGGGATTGCCTAAAAAAATGGATAAAGAAAAATTAGTGAATGCGAATTCTTTAAAAGGTAAAAAAGTTTTTTATCCATTAAAGCAAAACAATATAAAAAGCAAAGAATTTTTATTTGAGATGGTTCCAAAATCATTGTATGATACAACTTATTATGAGTACACCATTTTACCCAAAACGAAAAGTACTTTAAGCAAAGTTTATTGCATATCAAATTTAACAGCATCCATTCACAAAGCGGCCGATATAAGCATTAAACCGATAAAGGTAAAAAAAGAGTATGAAAGTAAATTGATGCTGGCTTATTACTTAACCGATGGAAAAAATTATAGGAGTGCTGGCGGTAGTTTTGAGAACGGATTTGTAAAAGCTAAAGCCAGTAATTTTGGACATTATTTTGTAACCTTAGATACTACTGCACCTGTTATAAAACAAGTTTTTATAAATACAGAAGAAGCAGTTAACGATTCACTACATTATTACTTTGAGATAAAAGATAATTTTAGTGGAATTGGAAAATACAAAGGTTATTTAAACGGTCAGTGGATTTTATTAGATTATGATGCTAAAAGCAACCTGCTAACTTATCATTTTGATGAGGTATGGAATAATTTAGTGCTTCAAAATAAAGATAGTAAGCAAAAAGACATGGCTACTATAAAACCAGAAATACTAATCCGTGTTACAGATAAAAAAGGAAACGTGGCAGAGAAACTTTTTATCATGCCTATCATATTCTAATCAATCACGACAATTTATAACGAACTAAATTATGACAATATTAAAAGAAGGCGATAAAGCACCAATATTTAAAAGCACTAATGAAAATGGAGAAACCGTTTCCTTAGCCGATTATAAAGGCAAGAAGTTAGTTCTATACTTTTACCCAAAAGATTCAACTCCTGGCTGCACAACCGAAGCTTGCGATTTAAGAGATAACTACCATACCTTTCAAGCCCAGGGTTACGAAATATTAGGAGTGAGCCCTGATAGTGCAAAATCGCACATTAAGTTTATTACAAAGTACCAATTACCTTTTAGCCTATTGTCAGACATGGACCATTCAGTAGCTGATACATATGGAGTTTGGGGTGAAAAAATGATGTTTGGAAGAAAGTATATGGGGGTATTACGTACTACATTTGTCATAAATGAAAAAGGTATTTTGGAAAAAGTAATAGAAAAAGTAGACACAAAAGCGCATACCCAGCAATTAATATAATTCCTATTTTATTGCTAGTCAATTATGTGACGGCAATAAAATTTCATAAATTTCTTGCATATAAAAAATAATTTAATATCTTTCCTAATAAATATAAGAAGTCCCATGGCTACCCAGTTTATAAATAAAATGAATAAAACCGAGGCAGGTTTTCATTTGTTGATGATCATATCAAAAGTAGATGGTAAAATTGAAAAAGCTGAATCAAATGTATTGTTAGATTTTTTAGAGAAAAGCTTTAGACAACCTATTGATTTAATTAAGGAGCAAGCTTTTTTGATGGCTTATCCTATGGATGATATGATGGATCATTTTATTGAAACTGCTGAGCAGTTTTTTAAAATTAGTACAAGTAATGAACGTAATAAAATACTACAGTTTGCCATGAAAATCTGTATGGCCGACAATAAAATGGAAAATGGTGAAAATAAATTTATCAATGCCTTGTACGATGCTTGGGGCTTGGATTAGATTAAAAGAAATAGCTTAAAAGTGAATTGCCCGAAAGGGCATTTTTTTTGTTTTCTCATTGGTTTTCAAAAATAAAAATAAAAAAAATAGCAAAATAACTTGCATAACCCATTAACTAAATTATATTTGCAGCCCTTTTAACGGGAAAAGTCCCAAGCGGCACTGTCTGATGGTTAGTTTTAAATTCAACCCGCTCAGCAAATGGTATTTTATTAGTCTTATTAAAATATTTTTTGTCAAGCACTTGTATTGCTAAACTATTCTGTCTACTTTTGCAGCCCTTTAAAAAAAGGATATTTAGTATTTAATTAATATGCCAACTATACAACAGCTAATTAGAAAAGGTCGTACTGATGTGCTTTTTAAGAGCAAATCACCAGCACTTGACAATTGTCCTCAACGTAGAGGAGTTTGTACCCGTGTTTATACAACTACACCTAAAAAACCAAACTCGGCCATGCGTAAAGTGGCTCGTGTGCGTTTAACTAACGGAAATGAGGTTAATGCTTACATCCCAGGAGAAGGTCACAACTTACAAGAACACTCTATCGTGTTAGTTCGTGGTGGTCGTGTGAAAGATTTACCGGGTGTACGTTACCATATTGTACGTGGTGCTTTAGATACCGCAGGTGTTGAAGGAAGAACACAACA is part of the Bacteroidota bacterium genome and harbors:
- a CDS encoding M23 family metallopeptidase; this encodes MKRTVNAQNYPQNYFRYPLDSLPNLVSPFGGLRDNHFHSGMDLRTNQREGLPVYASADGYVSRIKIQSIGYGKAIYIDHPNGYTTVYGHLQKYSGKIAEWIHNHQYKNQTFEFDYVFEKPVLLVKKGDLIGLSGNSGGSSGPHVHYEIRNTKSEKILNPALFGIIPIDTLTPFIKNVFIYKFTTDGLLLKQRLKINNAQLITTEKPYYFIYKNSIELDADVYGFGIETYDYIHNQEEEKGIYSYQLSWQSKQVFKHTLDQFAFDESKYINAHIDYPFYKTNKIRFQKCFVDDGNEFSTYETNTQKGKVTIAKNSLDTLVFEVSDFNENKYFLAIPIKGLPKKMDKEKLVNANSLKGKKVFYPLKQNNIKSKEFLFEMVPKSLYDTTYYEYTILPKTKSTLSKVYCISNLTASIHKAADISIKPIKVKKEYESKLMLAYYLTDGKNYRSAGGSFENGFVKAKASNFGHYFVTLDTTAPVIKQVFINTEEAVNDSLHYYFEIKDNFSGIGKYKGYLNGQWILLDYDAKSNLLTYHFDEVWNNLVLQNKDSKQKDMATIKPEILIRVTDKKGNVAEKLFIMPIIF
- the rpsL gene encoding 30S ribosomal protein S12; translation: MPTIQQLIRKGRTDVLFKSKSPALDNCPQRRGVCTRVYTTTPKKPNSAMRKVARVRLTNGNEVNAYIPGEGHNLQEHSIVLVRGGRVKDLPGVRYHIVRGALDTAGVEGRTQQRSKYGTKRPKPGAAPAADAKGKKKK
- a CDS encoding TerB family tellurite resistance protein, producing MNKTEAGFHLLMIISKVDGKIEKAESNVLLDFLEKSFRQPIDLIKEQAFLMAYPMDDMMDHFIETAEQFFKISTSNERNKILQFAMKICMADNKMENGENKFINALYDAWGLD
- the bcp gene encoding thioredoxin-dependent thiol peroxidase — protein: MTILKEGDKAPIFKSTNENGETVSLADYKGKKLVLYFYPKDSTPGCTTEACDLRDNYHTFQAQGYEILGVSPDSAKSHIKFITKYQLPFSLLSDMDHSVADTYGVWGEKMMFGRKYMGVLRTTFVINEKGILEKVIEKVDTKAHTQQLI